The stretch of DNA agtttatcaaaaactacaaaaaaatttaaataaatttcagatcaaatttgatgaatttcgtatatatctaaaaatttaaacctaaataatacttagttttagttcttaattttctGGTGAAACTAATGTATggatttaatcataatttaaaaaataaaaaataataataagttttatttttaaattggtcattaaatgattatatcgCTTGTATGTTggtataagttaatttttttcatataaaagtttatcgaATAGGTTGCATATATGTATAGGAGGagtaatatagttattttaaaaaatttaacggTCAACTGATGGAGATGGATATAGAGCAATCAAAATGAAAACTCAGGGATATATAAGGGATGAGGTAAAACTCAGAGGTATTGAAAGGATTGAGCAAATTTTCAGGGGTATCTAGCGAATTTTCTCATATTACAATGCCACACACATGCACCCCTGATTATTCCTGCTACTATTTCGTCTGTACAATGAATATTCCAGGACGGTGTTTTTCACTGCCATAGTGCTGACCAAGTCGTAGGAGAGATTaggttgtatttttttttctggttgatgaaaaataaataaaatgaaaaattatcttatattCGATGGCtacttaaaaattaactactagtACTGTACAATTGAAGATCCACTCTATAAATGTGACGATCAACGTTTATGtagaaattactttttataaaaattgcaATGCATTTGCAAAACGAGAAATAATCTGGTATACAAGAGTGTAGCCCTAATACTTGCATTATTCAAATCAATTGATTAGGTAATCtgtattatctgattttttaagtagtacTTCTAACTCTGATGGAGACCCAACCACTTAATCCATTGCGATAGCAACGAACAGGAACATCCCCTTTGTTTTAAATTGGTTTCCCCTCTCTTTTATCCTGTGCTTTCTTTTGTTGAgatttcttcctctctttctcttttacACACGGCTAAATATTCAATGTTTAGGGCCATTAAGTATAATTctaacaataaatttatattttttgtaaagtCTAATGAATTTATGAGACTGTGATGCGACGATATtcctaaaacaaatcaatgtAATCTGGGTTCTTTTTACCTAGATTATTTCTCGACTTTTACGCGCACGCTTTCTGAATTGttgaatgatatatttttttaggaaaagtttatatatagaggGGTTGATcaccttatatttttaaactaattttttaattttatagtagctaattaactatattatttataccatGAAATAGGGTATCCTAAACGCTAAGCATATGAAATAACTgctataaaaatcagataacaTTTTATCTTCATCTAATAAAAGATACAACCATATTATAGTATTATTCTTTCAAACttaatatttagaaaatactAGTGAtcagaattttgaaatttaaatgttactaaatattttgacCACGGAGAGACAGACAACCACAGGGAGTCTGGGAGGCAGATGCCGTTGGGTGATCCATTCCACGAGCAAATAAATGCTACGGATAATCCGACGTGTCAGTGGGGGGCCGCGCGCGCACCCAACCGCCGCGCCGAATTGAACCCCGCTCCGGCAAGCAACTgctgcccgcgccgccgctcaccatcagccgcccgcccgcccgcccgcgagctcctcctcctcccccacacCGCTTGCgtgcctccctcccctcccctctcgagGTCTTCCCTTCAAAGCCACTGCCACTGCCACTCCGCCGCCCGGTTCTCCTCTACTTAACTCCAAAGCCTcgcctcctcttctctctgtccgccctcctcgcctcctctTCCTTGCTTCCTTCCTGAGGCCTTGGATATTGCTGGGCTTATGGTGAGGAATCTCGATCAATCGATTACTGCTCTTCCTGCTTGTCTTGTTCTGTTTCCAGCTCTGCTTCTTTCGTTAATGGTTATGCAAACAACCTGTTCGATGAAATGACCACTACAAAGGAATTCATTGACCTTTGTGTTGATGATGGGATGAGATCATCTTGAACTCATCTTTCCTAGTCCTTACCAAATTGactgtttagtttttatagtCTGGCGTCAACGCTCTTATCatctttaaataaaattgtactCCAGTTGAGCAAATGATTGCGACTGTGCTTGTCTTGTATGCATGGTTTTGCACATATCACTGTCTCCCTATGTTTGCCTTTGGTTTCTTCTAATGGTATCTCTGTTTTGATGCCTTAATAGCACCTACCCATTGATGTCAATTACCTCTGTTGACTTCTCATACTGTACCATCTTCTGCCCTTATTTGTTCAACAGAAAAACGTATGGCACTAGTGTTTACAGGTCCAAGTATGGGTTCCAGAGAAGCATCCCTGCGTACCATATTCTGCTTCTTGCTTCTGTTCTGCCTTGGCTGCAAATGTCTAGCATCAGAATTAAAGGCCACCCAAACAGCGGTCCTCAAGGTCGATGCTTCGCCACAACTTGCTCGACAAATCCCTGACACACTATTTGGAATATTTTTTGAGGTGAGTCGTGTAATTCTGTTTTGCACCATATCAGTTTATGCTTTCCTCTGGAAGTTTGTTAGGATTCTCATGTATGAATAGCATGTTTAGAACAGGCTTGtaaacgaacgcagcctacaTGTTCCACTATGTTCTGACAATAATTATCTTGGCTACTACTGTAGGAGATCAATCATGCAGGAGCTGGTGGAATATGGGCAGAACTTGTTAGTAACAGAGGTAATTCAATTATATTATATGCATTTATTCAATTGTGTTTTTCCCTATATTTCAGCATAGAAGTAATTCTGTAAAATGGATGCAAAACTTTGATCAAAAGAATAAGcttgaaagaaaataagatgCCCTCTCTTTGAAATTGTATTGACATTCAGAGTTTAGTACTATTGTACAACAAGTTTATGGGTTTTATGTGCAGGTTTTGAAGCTGGAGGACCTCATACCCCTTCAAACATTGATCCATGGTCCATCATTGGAGATGACTCTTCTGTATTTGTGGCAACTGATCGAACATCATGTTTTAGTCGGAATACTGTTGCTCTAAGGATGGAAGTTCTCTGTGATGATTGCCCCGCTGGTGGTGTAGGCATTTACAACCCAGGTTTCTGGGGCATGGTATGGGATTTGGTATTGTTGTTCTTAAGTTGTCGTTACACTGTCATTTATGTGTTGTTCTTTTTGCTCTCATAAAAGTGACTAGTAAAATCATGGATATCAACACATCctgtttcaattttttaggTAGTGATAGCTCTTTCATACACTTGTGTTGACAAaatatagtaaacatttgttttcCTAACTTTTGCAATGCTTCCTTTCCAATACATTGATCatccttaattgtcatatcAACCTCCAGAACATAGAAGATGGAAAGACCTACAATTTAGTGATGTATGTTAAATCACCAGAAACTGTGGATTTGACGGTTTCCTTAACAAGCTCCGATGGGTTGCAAAATCTGGCTTCAACTACCATCCCGTTAGTATCTTTTCTCTCAGTTAGGACAGGAGAGCTAGGATATTTTCCCATTCCCATTGGCTGAAAGGATTATATTGTTTCAGGGTTTCTGGGGCATCGAATTGGACAAAACTGGAGCAGAAATTGGTTGCTAGTGGAACAAATAGAACCTCAAGGCTTCAAATAACAACTAACAAGAAGGGAGTTGTATGGTTTGATCAAGTATCACTCATGCCTTCAGACACTTACAaggtatattatattttgttgtcaAACTTTCTTACTGGAGAAAGGAAACAAGTTGATAAAAAACAACATcagttattcatttttagttCTAGATAGGAATATGGTGCATTCTGCTAATCAATGACACTTATTGTCCAAAACAAGATGCATACAAATTACAAGATACACAATTCTTCATTAAAAGAATCATACTTAAGTGTCATTTTCTGttaacatctaaaatttttctttagtaTTTACCTCGATCACGTTAAATTGTTCTATGTGACCTCAAAATCTAGTTGTTTCCTGCACATGATATTGATGCCATGTGCCTCATAAAATACACTAGGGGTGGCACCCAAACGACTAAACAAGCAGACTTAATTACGTCCAACTACTTTTATGGAATGGTGCAGGCCATCTACATGCCATTATatgcacaagaaaaataattgtcCTCAACTGAAGGCATTTGATGCCCTTGTCAATACATAATTGCATAGGCTGTTCACACGTTGGTTAGTCTGTTTAGGATATTAAAATCtttgaattaattttatcttgCTGACAACATGAATTAGCTATCTATCTGTAGCGTATGATAATGCTTAAGTCCTCATGAGTTTTTTCAAGTGCTGCCAACATTTCTTTTTCACATACAGGGACATGGTTTTCGCACAGAACTTATATCTATGATGTTGGATCTGAAACCACGATTCTTGAGATTCCCAGGTATGAGCTGTATTTTCCAATTgaaaatcaagtttttgatATCCGCACATACATAGAATAGAAGTCTGGGATAATTGACTTGAGTTCCCTGCAAACAACCGTAGGAGGTTGCTTTGTGGAGGGGGAATGGTTAAGGAATGCATTCAGGTGGAGAGAATCTATTGGTCCATGGGAAGAGAGGCCTGGACACTTTGGGGATGTTTGGCATTACTGGACTGATGATGGCCTTGGATATTATGAGTTTCTCCAGGTAccattttagttgacattatttctgtctttctttttcttatcccTCCTGATCATATATTTCTTTGAACTCTATATTTGCTAATGAAAACTTTATACTCTGCATCGAAGCTTTCTGAGGACCTGGGTGCTGCCCCAATCTGGGTGTTCAACAATGGTAATAATTGccatattttttcatcttgATTACCATCAGTCCATCACTGGCCTCCTTGATTGctaataaaatctttttaaaatatcaggAATCAGCCATAATGACGAAGTTGATACTGCTGCAATTGCTCCTTTTGTAAAAGTATGTTCTGAAATCTAAACTCTCTAGTTCATTTTCTGCCACCGACATGCTTTGCACTTTAAAAATGCATGGTACAGTCCTAGCTATGGCTGGGCATTACCATGGATATGATGTGTgagaaaattaatattatcttTACTACCATCCTAGTAGTGTTTCATCTTTTGTCTGTTCACACCTAAATATTAAAGATCTTGATTGTGCAGATCCTAAGAATGAAGCTGCATATGACGAGTCTCATTGAATGATGCTAAAACACTTGTCTTGTTTTCTCACTATTGAGAAAGAACTGATTTTCCATGTACAAAAATAGAGATTATATTGGGCTTGTTGTTACTCTATaattcacaagaaaaaaaatcacaaagttCATGAGCAGTGATGATGTTTAACCTGAATTTGCATTCTGATCTACTTACAGATCAAGAATACCAAATATCTTTTCCTGAATTGAGATTATGGCAGTTGTTATAACACCACCTTTTTTTTGGAACATCTCCACAGGACGTATTGGACAGTCTAGAGTTTGCAAGGGGGAGTGCAGAATCAACATGGGGTTCTGTTAGAGCTGCAATGGGGCACCCTGAACCATTCCCTGTCAAATATGTTGCAATTGGAAATGAAGATTGTGGGAAAAAATTTTACCGCGGTATATCCTCAGCTACTTTCTTAATTTATCCACCTCACCATAAAACCAGATTAGTTGGAACAGGCTTGTCTGCAATTTTCTAAGAAGGTTCATAATTGAGGAGAAGGATGTGCACATGGACCATGCTAATCCTGTAAAATGCTTTTTATGGATATAATCACTcaactccctctctctcttctttcaaCAGGTTCTTGTTTTTCTGATTGGACAtgtatttcaaaattaattagctcaataaaataaatttctatatgaaCCAGAGGGAAATAAAGGTCCAAACTTTTCTATGATGCTGTATCTGTTTCCTG from Oryza brachyantha chromosome 12, ObraRS2, whole genome shotgun sequence encodes:
- the LOC102716270 gene encoding alpha-L-arabinofuranosidase 1-like — its product is MALVFTGPSMGSREASLRTIFCFLLLFCLGCKCLASELKATQTAVLKVDASPQLARQIPDTLFGIFFEEINHAGAGGIWAELVSNRGFEAGGPHTPSNIDPWSIIGDDSSVFVATDRTSCFSRNTVALRMEVLCDDCPAGGVGIYNPGFWGMNIEDGKTYNLVMYVKSPETVDLTVSLTSSDGLQNLASTTIPVSGASNWTKLEQKLVASGTNRTSRLQITTNKKGVVWFDQVSLMPSDTYKGHGFRTELISMMLDLKPRFLRFPGGCFVEGEWLRNAFRWRESIGPWEERPGHFGDVWHYWTDDGLGYYEFLQLSEDLGAAPIWVFNNGISHNDEVDTAAIAPFVKDVLDSLEFARGSAESTWGSVRAAMGHPEPFPVKYVAIGNEDCGKKFYRGNYLKFYNAIREAYPDIQMISNCDASSSPLDHPADLYDFHVYTDSKTLFSMKNTFDISSRNGPKAFVSEYAVWRSDAGRGSLLASLAEAAFLTGLEKNSDIVQMASYAPLFVNNNDQTWNPDAIVFNSWQQYGTPSYWMQTLFRESSGAMIHPITITSSYSGSLAASAITWQDSENSFLRVKIINFGSDQVSLTISATGLQARVNTVGSTATVLTSSNVMDENSFSNPNKVVPVKSQLANAAEQMKVTLAPHSFSSFDLALAQSKLVAEM